A window of the Labrus mixtus chromosome 8, fLabMix1.1, whole genome shotgun sequence genome harbors these coding sequences:
- the LOC132978648 gene encoding uncharacterized protein LOC132978648, whose amino-acid sequence MAAVTLMVILMVILMASRTAPWQLVTDSLRVWSLNHPLMAAGILMVILMVILMVILMAILMVILWEMILNAIMGAIWREILRWSVNHPLMAAGILMVILMVILRAMIQRAIIQREMILKAILMETLKGILNAIMGLIWRAILRGIRRGIRRVTPMMILMVILMASRTAPWQLVTDSLRVWSLNHPLMAAGILMVILMVILMVILMAIRMAMILRVMILRAMILMAMIQREMILKWILNAIMGLIMGEIWREILRVMMIDDDEDDDGD is encoded by the exons ATGGCTGCTGTGACCCTGATGGTGATCCTGATGGTGATCCTGATGGCCTCCAGAACAGCTCCATGGCAACTCGTCACAGATTCCTTAAGAGT GTGGAGTCTGAATCATCCATTGATGGCTGCTGGGATCCTGATGGTGATCCTGATGGTGATCCTGATGGTGATCCTGATGGCGATCCTGATGGTGATCCTGTGGGAGATGATCCTAAATGCTATCATGGGGGCGATCTGGAGGGAGATTCTGAG GTGGAGTGTGAATCATCCATTGATGGCTGCTGGGATCCTGATGGTGATCCTGATGGTGATCCTGAGGGCCATGATCCAGAGAGCGATCATCCAGAGGGAGATGATCCTGAAGGCGATCCTGATGGAGACCCTGAAGGGGATCCTAAATGCGATCATGGGGTTGATCTGGAGGGCGATCCTGAGGGGGATCCGGAGGGGGATCCGGAGGGTGACCCCGATGATGATCCTGATGGTGATCCTGATGGCCTCCAGAACAGCTCCATGGCAACTCGTCACAGATTCCTTAAGAGT GTGGAGTCTGAATCATCCATTGATGGCTGCTGGGATCCTGATGGTGATCCTGATGGTGATCCTGATGGTGATCCTGATGGCGATCCGGATGGCCATGATCCTGAGGGTCATGATCCTGAGGGCCATGATCCTGATGGCGATGATCCAGAGGGAGATGATCCTGAAGTGGATCCTGAATGCGATCATGGGATTGATCATGGGGGAGATCTGGAGGGAGATCTTGAGGGTGatgatgattgatgatgatgaagatgatgatggtgattag